The window TGGACTGATATTTTTCAGGGGGATTGCAGACAGTATGTCAATATCCGATGAATTGTATAGTATGTGGGcatgcatcacaggaggttggtggcaccttaattggggcttgtggtaatgggctggagtggaatcagtggaatgctGTCAAATACAAagtggaatgagtggaatggtgtCAAATACATGAAACAGGtgattgataccattccatttagtccattacagccattattatgagctctcctcccctcagcagcctcctgtggtgtgcacttttttttaaagggtaAAACTGTGGGTAGTTCACAGTCCCAGACACCCGCCACATACTCACAAAAatacccacacacattcacagtcacacacacagaatgaCTCAGACATAGAAATAGATTGTCCTGAATAGACTACATCATGCCTGGTACACAACATCCCATCTGAAGATTCAGAATACTTCCTAAATAGCAACATATATTTAATTGTAATCTTAAAGTCAAGAATTGATAGAGTTCTGTTCATTTGTGAGTATGAGTCCTCTTCCTGATAatattaaaacctcttaaagatTCGCCCCTTTTTTAAAGTTTTcgtctaaaatgacatacccaaatctaactgcatgtagctcaggcactgaagcaaggatatgcatattcttggtaccatttcaaaggaaacactttgaatattgtggaaatgtgaatataacacaatagaacatggaatgtaggagaatataacacaatagatctggtaaaagacaatACAAAGAAAGAACACTAAAgttattttgtattgttttgtaccatcatctttgaaatgcaagagaaaggccataatgtattattccagcccaagtgcaatttagattttggcctctatatggcagcagtgtatgtgcaaattTTTAAACTGATCCaaggaaccattgcatttctgttcaaaatgttgtatcaaggctgcccaaatgtacctaatttgtttattaataactttttatgttcaaaattgtccactctcctcaaacaatagcatggtattctttcactgtaatagctactgtaaactggacagtgcagttagattaacaagaatttaagctttctgacaatatcagacatatctatgtcctgggaaatgttcttgttacttacaatctcgtgctaatcacattagcctacgtcaGCTCAACCATCTCGTGGACAGTACACCTATCCCGAAGAAGATTTTAACTGACTGGCTGCTGGCTGTGACAAAGTGTTCTACCATTAGAGGAAACAGTGTTACACAATATGACTCATCTAGAGGGAAGCCATTAAGTATACTGTAGACTAGAAGGAAGTCATGCTGTGTATTCACACCCTTGTTGCCTTTTTTTTACAGAATGACACCAAACGCCACCATTCCGTTTGCCCTCGTCACCTCAGCCGCCCGAGATGACGAAGCCAAGGTGGTGGACATCGATGCCATCATGAACAAATTAAACATTGTCCTTCTCACGCTGACCATTGTCCTGGGCACCACGGGCAACTCTGTAGTCATCTGGGTGGCAGGCTTCAAGCTGAAGCCCACCATCACCAATGTGTGGCTGGTCAACCTGGCCGTAGCCGACCTCATCTTCTGCCTGAGCCGTGTGCTCTCGCTGACCAAGAAGCTCTTCTTCGACTACTGGCCGTTCGGCATCCTCTTATGCAAGTTCAACGGCTTCTTCAGGTATACCAACATGTTCTGCAGTGTGTTCCTGCTCGCCGTAATCAGCATGGACCGGACGCTCTGCATCTGGCACCCCGTCTTGACCAAACGGCGTAGGACGATCTGCGCCGCCCGCCTGGTGAGTGCCGGCGTGTGGGCTGTGGCGGCCATTTTGAGCGCCCCCTACTTCGCCTACCGCCAGGTTTACCTCGGCAAGAATAACCTGAGCAAGTGCTCTCTGGAGGACAATGAGCCAAAAGGCGATAACAGCGCTAAGCTAGCGCTCTACCTAATGCGCTTCCTATGCGGTTTCCTGCTTCCTTTCCTCATCATCCTCTGCTGCTACATCCTGGCAGGGCTAGGCATCCGACGTACCCGCCTGTTGGGCAAGTCACGTCCACTCCGTATCTTGGTATCGCTGGTCTGTGCTTTCTTCCTGTGCTGGGCGCCCTACCACTGCCTCCTACTGGCAAAGATGGTGAACAGCAACAGTACGTTGGTGACGGGGGGGCTGACAGTGGCCACAGCCTTTACCTACTTCAACAGTTGTGTGAACCCGCTGCTGTACTTCTGTATGGGGTTGGACATGAGAGGGTCGAGGTTCAGGCAGACCTTAGAGGGGGTGTACCGGAGAGCACTAGCCGATGACAGAGATGGTCGAAACACGCAGTCCAACGAGCGAACAGTGCATAATAGTTCTGGTTCTGCGTCACAACCTGCACTCAGTCTCAAGTGAATGTGGCCCACGTCTGAGAGAAGTCACATTTGGTATGAGGACTGGTTTCAGTCCTTATTAGCTCACAGGCTAGTAAACACTGAATAGGTTTTCCCAACTTGTGTAGACACACATATTTCAGAGTTTTTATCATTTGGGATACATATAGACATAGAGTAACTGTGAATTTACATAAATTACTCAATAAATCAGTTTCAAATTTTCTAAGTGTTATTTGATGAAAATCCCAGAAAGAAAGTGGAACTGTGTCAAGGaaatataaaataacatatgaggGGAAGTGGTACATCTTTTGGGGAAAGTCATAGATGACTTCAGTCATGCTATGTTTTAATAAGTGTCATgtttcaacagtgaaaaaacaaggatatttatTCCCATTCCCATTTTGCATTTCAGCTTTTCAGCTTTTGGAATCATTGTCAACTACTTGGCAGCATCCTTAAGTGTCACTGGTGAATTTGTCATATTGCTGACACCTCATTCACTCTCATTGATGATACAAAGAGGGGAAAATAAAGAGTTCTGAAAGGGAGTCAGAAGAAGAGGATGTGATCTGGACAACTTGACTTGAGGAAGCGTGGTGGTCGCGTGTTTCTCTTTTAGTCACCACATTGCTCCTCCTAGACAGACGGTTTCTATCATGTCTCAGTCACAAAGCTGGTCTCTCCTTCAGACATACTGTATCAGAGGTGAACACAGAGGCTTAGCTGAAGCTCTCTGGTTGCCAGTTCAGATAAAACCGTGTGGTCACGTTTCCACTTAATATGCAATGTCACACTCACAGCGGAAGAGAAATGAAAACCACAATTCAGTTCACTTTccgtctctttctcgctctcttcctccttctcctttctCTGATTATATTTTTCAGGACTCCTGTACTAAAATATAAGGTATGAGAAGAGACAATTCAGCTGACATCTATCTATCTTTTGATAAAAATTCTCAACTGTTTTCCTGTATTGTCTGACACTGTGTAGCTAGCGTTGTCATTCATGAAAGGCCTAAACGTCCAGGATGCAGAGAAACAGAAATCCCCCTCAGGACAATGGAGGAAAGGAACATACATGGAT of the Oncorhynchus kisutch isolate 150728-3 linkage group LG17, Okis_V2, whole genome shotgun sequence genome contains:
- the LOC109908535 gene encoding C3a anaphylatoxin chemotactic receptor-like, producing MTPNATIPFALVTSAARDDEAKVVDIDAIMNKLNIVLLTLTIVLGTTGNSVVIWVAGFKLKPTITNVWLVNLAVADLIFCLSRVLSLTKKLFFDYWPFGILLCKFNGFFRYTNMFCSVFLLAVISMDRTLCIWHPVLTKRRRTICAARLVSAGVWAVAAILSAPYFAYRQVYLGKNNLSKCSLEDNEPKGDNSAKLALYLMRFLCGFLLPFLIILCCYILAGLGIRRTRLLGKSRPLRILVSLVCAFFLCWAPYHCLLLAKMVNSNSTLVTGGLTVATAFTYFNSCVNPLLYFCMGLDMRGSRFRQTLEGVYRRALADDRDGRNTQSNERTVHNSSGSASQPALSLK